A window of Sphingobacterium sp. SRCM116780 contains these coding sequences:
- a CDS encoding cation:proton antiporter regulatory subunit produces the protein MSIVRESDLIGIGKKYQIETEAGDNMVVVIHDDGRRELYRYDEEESESRCVMTLSDEESRQVAGIIGGLSYKPKALETMEVALDDLRIEWYKVEGKSEGVNKTIGELEVRQRTGASIIAGILGDNTVINPGPDYVISSGTTLVIAGKKNNIKLLKEILL, from the coding sequence GATCTTATTGGTATAGGAAAGAAATACCAAATTGAAACTGAAGCTGGAGACAATATGGTCGTGGTGATACATGACGATGGTCGAAGAGAATTGTATCGTTATGATGAAGAGGAGAGTGAGTCTCGTTGTGTCATGACTTTAAGTGATGAGGAATCTAGGCAGGTTGCTGGAATTATTGGAGGGTTGTCTTATAAGCCTAAAGCTTTAGAGACAATGGAAGTTGCTTTAGATGATTTAAGGATTGAATGGTACAAAGTTGAAGGTAAAAGCGAAGGAGTCAATAAAACTATTGGCGAATTGGAAGTGCGTCAACGTACAGGAGCATCTATCATTGCTGGTATTCTAGGAGATAACACGGTGATTAATCCAGGTCCCGACTATGTCATTAGTTCAGGAACAACTTTAGTTATCGCAGGCAAGAAAAATAATATTAAATTATTAAAAGAAATACTGTTATAG